The Euphorbia lathyris chromosome 8, ddEupLath1.1, whole genome shotgun sequence genome has a window encoding:
- the LOC136203696 gene encoding probable LRR receptor-like serine/threonine-protein kinase At1g56140 — protein MPRLAIEVFSPPPSMGVTKSSRSSNSSAIFFFLGGVIFLIILLILIVVFWKFFKIGGVTKFLRKSKRKQEASEFWSGNLRTISHFDFQALKKATKNFHPNNLLGRGGFGPVYQGKLVDGRLVAVKKLSLEKSQQGESEFLSEVRMITSIQHKNLVRLLGCCSDGDQRLLVYEYMKNRSLDLIIYGNSDQFLDWNTRFQIVLGIARGLQYLHEDSHLKIVHRDIKASNVLLDDKFQPKIGDFGLARFFPEDQTYLSTTFAGTLGYTAPEYAIRGELSVKADIYSFGVLVLEIISWRKNTDLTLPSEQQYLPEYAWKLHEKSRVIELVDPRIQEHGYEEKDVLQAINVALLCLQPHANLRPPMSDIVAMLTCKVQMAATPVKPAFLERRRKAVDELSWDALSEVFSSPPLPSDSSSLPHRPY, from the exons ATGCCTCGCCTAGCGATAGAAG TGTTCTCTCCACCTCCATCTATGGGTGTGACAAAGAGCTCCCGTTCATCGAATTCTTCAGCTATATTCTTCTTCCTTGGAGGAGTAATTTTCCTTATAATATTGCTGATTCTTATCGTCGTTTTTTGGAAATTTTTCAAAATTGGAGGGGTGACTAAGTTTCTaagaaaaagtaaaagaaaGCAAG AGGCTTCGGAATTCTGGAGTGGGAACCTTCGAACAATAAGTCATTTTGATTTCCAAGCATTGAAGAAGGCAACTAAAAATTTCCATCCCAATAATCTTCTTGGAAGAGGTGGATTTGGACCTGTGTACCAG GGAAAGTTAGTTGATGGTAGACTGGTTGCAGTCAAGAAGTTGTCTCTTGAAAAATCTCAGCAAGGGGAATCAGAATTTCTCTCAGAGGTGAGGATGATCACAAGCATCCAGCACAAGAACTTGGTTCGACTTCTAGGCTGTTGTTCAGATGGTGACCAGCGCCTACTTGTGTATGAATACATGAAGAACAGGAGCTTAGACCTCATCATATACG GAAATAGTGATCAATTCCTGGATTGGAACACGCGATTCCAAATAGTCTTGGGCATTGCTAGAGGATTACAGTACTTACACGAGGACTCGCATCTAAAAATCGTCCACAGAGACATCAAAGCAAGCAACGTTCTTCTGGATGATAAATTCCAACCTAAGATTGGAGATTTTGGTCTGGCTAGGTTCTTTCCTGAAGACCAAACTTACCTAAGTACTACATTTGCTGGAACTTT AGGTTACACAGCTCCTGAGTATGCCATTCGAGGAGAACTTTCAGTTAAGGCAGACATCTATAGCTTTGGAGTGCTTGTGCTTGAAATAATTAGTTGGCGGAAAAATACAGATTTAACTCTACCATCAGAACAGCAATACCTCCCCGAATAC GCATGGAAGTTACATGAGAAATCAAGAGTAATAGAACTAGTTGACCCAAGAATCCAAGAACACGGATACGAGGAGAAAGATGTGTTGCAAGCAATTAATGTAGCTCTCTTATGCCTTCAACCTCATGCCAACTTGAGGCCTCCCATGTCTGATATTGTTGCTATGCTAACAtgcaaagttcaaatggctgcAACACCAGTTAAGCCGGCTTTCTTGGAAAGAAGACGTAAAGCTGTCGATGAGCTTTCATGGGATGCCTTATCCGAGGTTTTCTCTTCCCCTCCTCTGCCCAGTGACTCCTCTTCCTTGCCACACAGACCATATTGA